The Gemmatimonadales bacterium genome contains a region encoding:
- the ftsY gene encoding signal recognition particle-docking protein FtsY has translation MANGRLIDRKDSLWSRIKRVALTDVGALMRGLNADDIENLERVLIEADFGVTATVELTQALEDEVRRGKLKTEADLRRSLEGRLAGMLQAEGQPGVIARAESGLTVILVVGVNGTGKTTSVAKLARRLQREGRKVLLAAADTYRAGAISQLQVWAERLGAASVAGAPGGDPAAVAFDAIDAAASRGLDTVIIDTAGRLHTQEGLMDELRKVVRVVSRRLPGAPHETLLVLDGTVGQNAVQQGRLFAEAVKPTGVIVTKLDGSARGGAVAALRRELGLPIRFLGVGEELDDLQPFEPQRFAQHLLSEAPAGAR, from the coding sequence ATGGCAAACGGTAGACTGATCGACAGGAAAGACAGCCTCTGGTCGCGCATCAAACGCGTCGCGCTCACCGATGTCGGGGCCCTCATGCGGGGTCTCAACGCCGACGACATCGAGAACCTGGAGCGGGTGCTGATCGAGGCCGATTTCGGGGTCACCGCCACGGTGGAGCTCACTCAGGCGCTGGAGGACGAGGTGCGCCGGGGCAAGCTCAAGACCGAGGCCGACCTCCGGCGCTCGCTGGAAGGGCGGCTCGCGGGCATGCTGCAGGCCGAGGGGCAGCCGGGCGTCATCGCCCGCGCGGAAAGCGGGCTTACGGTCATTCTGGTCGTGGGTGTGAACGGCACCGGCAAAACCACCAGCGTGGCCAAGCTCGCCCGGCGGCTGCAGCGCGAAGGGCGCAAGGTGCTCCTTGCCGCGGCCGACACCTACCGCGCCGGCGCCATCAGCCAGCTCCAGGTCTGGGCCGAGCGGCTGGGTGCCGCCTCCGTGGCGGGCGCGCCAGGTGGGGATCCCGCGGCCGTGGCGTTCGACGCCATCGATGCAGCGGCGTCCCGCGGCCTCGACACCGTGATCATCGATACCGCGGGCCGGCTGCACACCCAGGAAGGCCTCATGGACGAGCTGCGGAAGGTGGTCCGCGTGGTATCGCGCAGGCTGCCGGGCGCGCCTCACGAAACGCTGCTGGTGCTGGACGGCACCGTGGGCCAGAACGCCGTGCAGCAGGGGCGGCTCTTCGCGGAGGCGGTCAAGCCCACTGGGGTCATCGTCACCAAGCTCGATGGAAGCGCCCGGGGTGGGGCGGTGGCCGCGTTGCGACGTGAGCTCGGCCTGCCCATCCGCTTTCTCGGCGTGGGCGAGGAGCTGGACGATCTCCAGCCGTTCGAGCCGCAGCGATTCGCCCAACACCTGTTGTCCGAGGCTCCCGCCGGAGCCCGCTGA
- the recG gene encoding ATP-dependent DNA helicase RecG, with product MPPRATREGQSLRLDTPVKFLKGIGERRAEQLERLDIRTARDLLWHLPHRYIDASTVTPLVRAEVGQEVACVGRVMAKGVVPTRRGLRIFHAVLRDDSGVLECVWPGQAFLDRTIAVGQTLLVSGPVRFYHGRQMAPREFVILSDADSEEESEPLAAGKVLPVYPATEGLSHKVLRGLIERHLDGLIALSEDVLPEQLRRSLELPTLADALRAVHRPATAAEAELGRRRLAFDELLDLQLMLIRARTVAKRHRTGVAFTVKRDLTTRLKTSLPWELTADQQQALREITADMTSPDRMHRLLMGDVGTGKTVVALFAMLLALENDYQAALMAPTELLAEQHADTLERLLAPVSIRPELLLGRQTAAEKTAVRARLASGQARLAIGTHALMQESVSFRGLGLVVIDEQHRFGVEQRAALIGKGAAPDVLLLTATPIPRSLALTLYGDLDVSTIRHRPPGRGHVRSALRTGGQRERVLEFVRGECSKGRQAYVVLPVIEESERADVRAASTMAQTLAARWPELRVGLVHGRLKAEERDGVMRGFRAGELDVLVATTVIEVGIDVPNATIMLVEHPERFGLAQLHQLRGRIGRGQDESFCILLSEGPAPERLHAFAATQDGFRIAELDLEERGMGDLIGARQSGGFELRHARLPADDDLLTRARALAVRLIDADPALQRVENQRLRERAVGRYPRAVELFRVG from the coding sequence ATGCCGCCCAGAGCCACCCGGGAAGGTCAGTCGCTCAGGCTGGATACGCCGGTCAAGTTCCTCAAGGGCATCGGCGAGCGCCGCGCCGAGCAGCTCGAGCGGCTGGACATCCGCACCGCACGCGATCTCCTGTGGCACCTTCCCCATCGCTACATCGACGCATCCACCGTCACTCCCCTGGTCCGTGCCGAGGTGGGGCAGGAGGTAGCCTGCGTCGGCCGGGTGATGGCCAAGGGCGTGGTGCCGACCCGGCGCGGGCTTCGGATCTTTCATGCGGTGCTGCGGGACGATAGCGGCGTGCTGGAGTGCGTCTGGCCAGGACAGGCGTTTCTCGACCGGACGATCGCGGTGGGACAGACGCTGCTGGTATCCGGGCCGGTGCGCTTCTATCACGGCCGGCAGATGGCGCCCCGCGAGTTCGTCATTCTGTCGGATGCCGACTCGGAGGAAGAATCAGAGCCGCTGGCCGCCGGCAAGGTGCTGCCGGTCTACCCGGCCACCGAGGGCTTGAGCCACAAGGTGCTCCGTGGGCTGATCGAGCGGCACCTGGATGGGTTGATCGCCCTATCCGAGGATGTCCTGCCAGAGCAGCTCCGCCGGTCGCTCGAGCTGCCCACGCTGGCGGACGCGCTCCGCGCCGTCCATCGTCCGGCCACGGCCGCCGAAGCAGAGCTGGGCCGCCGTCGGCTCGCCTTCGACGAGCTCCTCGACCTGCAGCTGATGCTGATCCGCGCGCGCACCGTGGCCAAACGTCATCGGACCGGCGTCGCGTTCACCGTGAAGCGAGACCTCACCACTCGGCTCAAGACCAGCCTCCCCTGGGAGCTCACCGCGGATCAGCAGCAGGCGCTCCGGGAGATCACTGCCGACATGACCTCGCCAGACCGGATGCACCGGCTCCTGATGGGCGACGTGGGCACCGGGAAGACGGTGGTGGCGCTCTTCGCCATGCTGCTGGCGTTGGAGAACGATTATCAGGCCGCGCTGATGGCACCGACCGAGCTGCTGGCCGAGCAACACGCGGATACGCTGGAACGGCTGCTTGCGCCGGTATCGATTCGCCCGGAGCTCCTGCTGGGGCGGCAGACGGCGGCGGAGAAGACCGCGGTGCGCGCGCGCCTGGCATCGGGGCAGGCACGGCTCGCCATCGGCACCCACGCGCTCATGCAGGAGAGCGTCTCGTTCCGCGGGCTGGGCCTGGTGGTGATCGACGAACAGCACCGGTTCGGGGTGGAGCAGCGGGCGGCGCTGATCGGCAAGGGAGCGGCACCCGACGTACTGCTGCTCACCGCCACGCCGATCCCCCGTTCGCTCGCGCTCACGCTCTACGGCGATCTGGACGTGTCCACCATTCGGCATCGGCCGCCCGGCCGCGGCCACGTCCGCAGCGCACTGCGCACCGGCGGGCAGCGCGAGCGGGTGCTGGAGTTCGTGCGTGGAGAGTGCAGCAAGGGGCGGCAGGCCTACGTGGTGCTGCCGGTCATCGAGGAGTCCGAGCGGGCCGACGTGCGTGCCGCCAGCACCATGGCCCAGACCCTCGCGGCCCGCTGGCCCGAGCTCCGGGTCGGACTGGTGCATGGGCGGCTCAAGGCCGAAGAGCGGGACGGGGTGATGCGCGGGTTTCGCGCGGGCGAGTTGGACGTGCTGGTGGCCACGACGGTGATCGAGGTGGGGATCGACGTCCCCAACGCCACGATCATGCTGGTCGAGCATCCCGAGCGCTTCGGGCTGGCACAGCTGCATCAGCTGCGCGGCCGGATCGGGCGCGGCCAGGATGAAAGCTTCTGTATCCTGCTCTCCGAGGGCCCGGCGCCGGAGCGGCTGCACGCGTTCGCGGCCACCCAGGACGGCTTCCGGATCGCCGAGCTGGACTTGGAGGAGCGGGGGATGGGCGACCTGATCGGCGCGCGTCAGTCGGGTGGGTTCGAGCTCCGCCACGCCCGGCTGCCGGCGGACGACGACCTGCTGACCCGGGCCCGCGCGCTCGCCGTCCGACTCATCGACGCCGACCCGGCGCTGCAGCGGGTGGAGAACCAGCGGCTCCGGGAGCGCGCGGTGGGGCGGTATCCGCGGGCGGTGGAGCTGTTCCGGGTGGGGTAG
- a CDS encoding GNAT family protein yields the protein MRLEPLDTAHLEGLIAAASDGRLWELWFTSVPSPDQTAAYIADALAGQQQGVMLPWAVRDLPSNAIVGSTRYHDIMPKIDRVEIGYTWYAASRHRSHINTACKLLLLSHAFDTLGCQVVGLRTDNFNFRSQRAIEALGAKKDGVLRHHHARPNGTVRDTVMYSILATEWPDVRQHLEHRLRSRGGGPCGIDAPTIS from the coding sequence GTGCGCCTCGAGCCACTCGATACCGCTCACCTTGAGGGCCTCATCGCGGCCGCCTCGGACGGCCGCCTCTGGGAGCTGTGGTTCACCTCCGTCCCATCCCCCGACCAAACCGCGGCGTACATCGCGGACGCGCTCGCGGGCCAGCAACAGGGTGTCATGCTGCCGTGGGCGGTCCGGGATCTTCCGAGCAATGCGATCGTAGGCTCGACCCGCTATCACGATATCATGCCCAAGATCGATCGGGTCGAGATCGGCTACACCTGGTACGCCGCCAGCCGGCACCGGAGTCACATCAACACGGCCTGTAAGCTGCTGTTGCTGTCTCACGCATTCGACACGCTCGGGTGCCAGGTGGTGGGCCTCCGAACCGACAATTTCAACTTTCGCTCCCAGCGTGCCATCGAGGCGCTCGGCGCGAAGAAAGACGGCGTGCTCCGGCATCACCACGCTCGTCCGAACGGCACGGTCCGCGACACCGTCATGTACAGCATTCTGGCGACCGAGTGGCCCGATGTCCGCCAGCACCTGGAGCACCGGTTGAGGTCACGAGGCGGTGGCCCCTGCGGCATCGACGCTCCGACCATATCGTAG